The Thermodesulfovibrionales bacterium genomic sequence CTTATTTGGCAAAAGGGTAAATATCTTTCATCAATTTCATCTTTGATTGCCTTGTTAATCTTTGTTATATACTGTCTTAAAGATTCAATACCTATTCCATCCCTCCACTTTTCTTTTAAATCTTCAGCCTTAAATGGCTGACCCCAGTAAATCTTCTTATAATCCTCTGCCATCTTTTCAAGAGCCTGCCTTGAGGAAAAGTCAATAAGAACAGGAAAACAATCAATACATTCAAGACAATATAATCTTTCAGGATATTTACAATGCTCTGTCTTTTGTCTGAGAAAGGCTGTATAAATCATTAAGTGCACAGGAATCATTTCTACTGTATGAGAACCAACCATGACAGTCCTTTCCCTGAGGTTTACTTGAAGAACTGGCTGGAGCATAGCGATGTCTATTTCTTTCTGGCCTTCTTCAACGAGCTCTTCAAATTCTTTACCATGAAACTCAATTTTACTTCCTAATCTAATAAAAGGCAATTCAGCAAGTTCAATCTTCGCATTGTCGGTGTTGAGCTCTATAATCTCTCCATCAGACCTTCTGGCTTTAATAATTTTATTTAGCTTTGGCTTATAAAAAAACTCTGGATTTGATTCAAACTCTTGACTCACCAGTACATGATAAAGTCTATCCCAGGGTCGTCCAAAAAGCTGAAGCGCTGAACCAAGATAAAAACCCATTGTCTTTCTTCCACCAGCCAGGGAACAGTGAAGTCTTGATCTCGTATCTTTAGCCTTATCTCTTATAAAACTGGTAATAAAATTACCAGCTAATGTATTATCCTCTTTATCTCTTATATCCTGTAACTCCTCTCCAAAAGCATTCTTTATTACCAATATTGAATCCTTAGTTAGAGGGATCTCAGGAATGCCATATTCTTTCTTAAATTCTTCAAAAATCCTCCTTTCAAAAAAGGCATCTTCAATTGCCTTCTTGCCTGTTGAAGTCGTAATTACAAATATCTCATCTGGATAGACAGGAGGTTCTTTTGTTACAAGGGCATAAAGGGTTTCTGTAATTATCTGAGGTGTTGCACCTGCAACAAAAATAAAAACCTCTTTAAATTTTTCTTCCTTCATGAAAGAATTATAAAAAAATAAATAATCTAAGGCAAGGCTAGAAATGTTTCAGAAATATTTCCAATAATATCATAATCTTATTTGCACTCTGGATATCCGGTTCAGGTTCATGAGTCTTTATGAAAAAAAACATATTAAAACCACCATTACTGATAAAGAATAAAGCAACCTTCTTTACTTTTCGATGAAAAAAAGAGGCGATTCAGCTTAGAAAATGAACCTAGGGACGGTCAAAGCCTTTGCTGATATGTTATTATATTAAAATGATTGGATTTTTACTGAAAAAAATCTTTGGCACCAAGAATGAGAGGGAGCTCAAAAGACTCTGGCCTATTGTCCACAGAATAAACTCCCTTGAACCAGCTGTAGCAGCTCTTTCCGACCTCGAACTCAGAAAGAAGACCGATGAATTCAGAGAACGACTCATCAATGGTGAGACCCTTGATGACCTCCTTCCTGAAGCCTTTGCTGTTGTAAGGGAGGCAGGAAAAAGAACTATCAATATGAGACACTTTGATGTACAGCTCCTGGGAGGTATAGTGCTTCATGAAGGAAAGATAGCAGAGATGAAAACCGGAGAGGGTAAGACCCTTGTCGCAACCCTTCCCCTTTATCTTAATGCTCTTGAGGGAAAGGGCTGTCATCTCGTTACTGTGAATGATTATCTTGCAAAAAGAGATGCCCAGTGGATGGGTCCGATTTACAATTTTCTTGGACTTTCTGTAGGTGTGATTCAGCATGACGCCTCCTTTCTCTATGACCCCAATTATCGCTCCACTGACAAGAGATTTGACAGGCTAAGACCCTGCACCAGAAAAGAGGCCTATCTGGCAGACATAACCTATGGCACAAATAATGAGTTCGGCTTTGACTATCTAAGGGATAATATGAAATATGATATAAATGACTACTGTCAGAGAGAGCTTCATTATGCAATAGTGGATGAGGTTGATAGTATACTAATAGACGAAGCAAGGACACCACTCATAATATCAGGACCTTCAGAGGAATCAACAGGGAAATACTACCATGTTGACAAAGTTGTAAGAAAACTTCAGAAGGACCTTGACTTCACGATTGATGAAAAGGCAAGAACTGTTATACTGACAGAGGCAGGAATCCACAGGGTTGAAAAGCTTCTGGGTGTTGATAATCTTTATGATCCATCAAATATAGATCTTGTCCATCATGTCCTACAGGCACTAAAGGCCCATCACCTCTTTCACAGAGATGTGGACTATGTTGTAAAGGATGGAAAGGTTATTATAGTTGATGAATTCACAGGTAGGCTCATGCCGGGAAGGCGTTGGTCAGATGGTCTCCACCAGGCTATTGAAGCAAAAGAGGGATTAAAGATTGAAAGCGAAAACCAGACCCTTGCAACCATAACATTCCAGAACTACTTCAGAATGTATAAAAAGCTTGCTGGGATGACAGGTACTGCTGATACCGAGGCAGAGGAATTTGCCAAGATATACAATCTTGATGTGGTTATAATACCAACCCATAAACCGATGATAAGGGTTGACCATCCAGATCTTATTTATAAGACCGAGAAGGCAAAGTTTGATGCAGTGGTAAAAGAGATTGAGGAATGCCATAAAAGAGGTCAGCCTGTCCTAGTAGGAACAATATCAATAGAAAAATCAGAACGACTTAGCCAGATGCTGAAGAAAAGGGGGATACCCCATTCTGTATTGAATGCCAAGTATCATGAAAAGGAGGCTGAAATAATTGCACAGGCTGGAAGGCTTGGTGCTGTAACCATTGCAACAAATATGGCAGGTCGAGGCACGGACATCATTCTCGGTGGAAATCCTGAAGGTCTTGCGAGGATCTGGCTCAGGGAGAAAAAATCCGACTGGACGGACGAAGAATTTCAGGAGGCCTTAAAAAAGGCAGAGAAGATATGTGCAGAGGAAAGGCAGAAGGTTATAGAAGCTGGAGGGCTTCATATAATAGGAACAGAAAGACATGAGGCAAGGAGAATAGATAACCAGCTCAGAGGCCGTTCCGGAAGGCAGGGTGATCCAGGTTCATCAAGGTTCTATCTATCCCTTGAAGATGACCTAATGAGAATCTTTGCCTCGGATAGAATCTCTGGCCTGATGGATAGGCTCGGCATGGATGAAACAATACCAATTGAAAACAGGCTTGTCACAAAAGCAATAGAGAATGCCCAGAAAAGGGTTGAGGCACATAATTTTGATATAAGAAAACACCTGCTTGAATACGATGATGTCCTCAACAAACAGAGGACAGAGATATACAGGTTCAGAAGGGAGATACTTGAAAGCGACAATCTAAAGGATCACATCCAGGGCATGATTGAAGATACAGTGGATGAACTCATAAACCTCTACTGTCCTTCTGAATCCCATTTTGAAGAATGGGATCTGAAAGGTCTCAGGGATAATCTCTGGAGTATCTTCTCCTTTAATGAAGAACTTAAACCATCTGAGAATATGAGAGACCAGATAATTGAATCCCTCTTTGAACTTTACAATAGAAAGGAACAGGAAATAGGCCCTGAATTCATGAGATATCTTGAAAAGGTATTCCTTCTCAGTGTTGTTGACAGTCAGTGGAAGGATCATCTTCTTGCCATGGATCATCTTAAGGAAGGGATAGGACTCAGGGGGTATGCTCAGAGGGATCCCCTTGTGGAGTATAAAAGGGAAGCATTCCATATGTTTGGAGAACTCAAGGAAAGAATAAACA encodes the following:
- the secA gene encoding preprotein translocase subunit SecA; its protein translation is MIGFLLKKIFGTKNERELKRLWPIVHRINSLEPAVAALSDLELRKKTDEFRERLINGETLDDLLPEAFAVVREAGKRTINMRHFDVQLLGGIVLHEGKIAEMKTGEGKTLVATLPLYLNALEGKGCHLVTVNDYLAKRDAQWMGPIYNFLGLSVGVIQHDASFLYDPNYRSTDKRFDRLRPCTRKEAYLADITYGTNNEFGFDYLRDNMKYDINDYCQRELHYAIVDEVDSILIDEARTPLIISGPSEESTGKYYHVDKVVRKLQKDLDFTIDEKARTVILTEAGIHRVEKLLGVDNLYDPSNIDLVHHVLQALKAHHLFHRDVDYVVKDGKVIIVDEFTGRLMPGRRWSDGLHQAIEAKEGLKIESENQTLATITFQNYFRMYKKLAGMTGTADTEAEEFAKIYNLDVVIIPTHKPMIRVDHPDLIYKTEKAKFDAVVKEIEECHKRGQPVLVGTISIEKSERLSQMLKKRGIPHSVLNAKYHEKEAEIIAQAGRLGAVTIATNMAGRGTDIILGGNPEGLARIWLREKKSDWTDEEFQEALKKAEKICAEERQKVIEAGGLHIIGTERHEARRIDNQLRGRSGRQGDPGSSRFYLSLEDDLMRIFASDRISGLMDRLGMDETIPIENRLVTKAIENAQKRVEAHNFDIRKHLLEYDDVLNKQRTEIYRFRREILESDNLKDHIQGMIEDTVDELINLYCPSESHFEEWDLKGLRDNLWSIFSFNEELKPSENMRDQIIESLFELYNRKEQEIGPEFMRYLEKVFLLSVVDSQWKDHLLAMDHLKEGIGLRGYAQRDPLVEYKREAFHMFGELKERINREVLTRLFKVEIKKEEKAPTINLRRPVFASSSLSYNKDDGRGPREPVHVKKIGRNDPCPCGSGKKYKKCCGVNA
- the csm6 gene encoding CRISPR-associated ring nuclease Csm6 — encoded protein: MKEEKFKEVFIFVAGATPQIITETLYALVTKEPPVYPDEIFVITTSTGKKAIEDAFFERRIFEEFKKEYGIPEIPLTKDSILVIKNAFGEELQDIRDKEDNTLAGNFITSFIRDKAKDTRSRLHCSLAGGRKTMGFYLGSALQLFGRPWDRLYHVLVSQEFESNPEFFYKPKLNKIIKARRSDGEIIELNTDNAKIELAELPFIRLGSKIEFHGKEFEELVEEGQKEIDIAMLQPVLQVNLRERTVMVGSHTVEMIPVHLMIYTAFLRQKTEHCKYPERLYCLECIDCFPVLIDFSSRQALEKMAEDYKKIYWGQPFKAEDLKEKWRDGIGIESLRQYITKINKAIKDEIDERYLPFCQISSFKIYGATRYGIRIEKTKIKINE